Proteins co-encoded in one Sporosarcina sp. FSL K6-1522 genomic window:
- a CDS encoding xanthine dehydrogenase family protein molybdopterin-binding subunit, whose translation MDHTTRTTVGQRVTRIDTLDKATGNVKYVGDLVGTGILHAKLVTSTEAHANITSVDTSEAWKVPGVRAIITGDVFPFHIGPLLADRPPLAFKKVRYFGEPIAIVVADHGHQGKLAASKVKVMYESLPVVNSVQQAFQTDAPLVHDNSGDYTKIITDVYPVPGTNIGSHNKIRKGDFAKVWASCAETITATYAFNLSDHAALETRSTQVEINSAGKVTVHSCTQSPYTIKKVLNQFFNIEVGNIIVHVPIVGGAFGGKGTVQLEPLAYLASKAVGGKKVKLQYEREEDLITAPCHIGLDATIKLGVTKEGKLLAGQYTFLVDSGAYTDQAAGITRAMAVDCTGPYNVPNVWCDAYCMYTNHPYATSLRGYGHPELTFAVERTMDKLAKQLQMDPIQLRLMNAIKPGDTTPTQTVLTANTVGDAAKCLTRAQELIEWDTDEGSYKGISLFWKTSSTATNAQAGAILTFEADGSLNLNCAAIELGQGAKTVLAQIVAEKLKMDMKNIHVKMEVNTQYDPHQWRTVASSTTFLAGRAVLAAAEDAIRQLKKTAAIVLQCAEDDIDVADGRAFVKANPQFGVTLQAIALGYTYPNGHTVGGQVVGVGKHTQRHLTPLDKETGFGNPGPWWSVGAQAVEIAYNERDCTYQLLKAVTVLDGGTIINPTTATQQMRGGMYMGLSLASSETFIFDVKGIVQNADLRNYQMLRFGEQPIEYLVDFVETPAVDGPYGARGIGEYGVIGVGAALANGLSRAAQVELNHLPLTPEFIWQTKKECGK comes from the coding sequence ATGGATCATACAACACGAACAACTGTTGGCCAGCGTGTTACGCGGATTGATACACTTGACAAGGCGACGGGGAATGTCAAATATGTTGGCGATTTAGTCGGTACCGGCATCCTACACGCCAAACTTGTAACGAGTACAGAGGCACATGCCAACATTACATCTGTCGACACCTCAGAGGCTTGGAAAGTACCTGGTGTGCGCGCAATTATCACTGGAGATGTTTTCCCTTTTCATATTGGCCCGCTTCTTGCCGACAGACCGCCTCTAGCATTTAAAAAGGTGCGTTATTTCGGAGAACCTATCGCTATTGTCGTAGCAGATCATGGACACCAAGGTAAACTTGCCGCCAGTAAAGTAAAAGTTATGTATGAATCGTTACCTGTTGTGAATTCTGTTCAACAGGCTTTTCAAACAGATGCGCCGTTAGTCCATGACAATTCGGGTGACTATACGAAAATTATTACAGACGTCTATCCTGTACCCGGGACGAATATCGGTAGTCATAATAAAATTCGAAAAGGAGATTTTGCCAAGGTCTGGGCAAGCTGTGCAGAAACAATAACCGCAACATATGCTTTCAATCTGTCAGATCATGCGGCATTAGAAACTCGGAGCACGCAGGTGGAAATCAATTCTGCTGGCAAAGTAACCGTCCATTCCTGCACGCAATCTCCTTACACTATCAAAAAAGTATTGAATCAGTTCTTCAATATTGAAGTGGGTAATATCATTGTGCATGTGCCCATTGTTGGTGGTGCATTTGGCGGGAAAGGAACAGTTCAGTTAGAGCCGCTTGCCTATTTAGCCTCGAAAGCAGTCGGTGGAAAAAAGGTGAAATTACAGTATGAGCGTGAAGAAGATTTGATTACTGCACCTTGTCATATTGGGCTCGATGCCACCATTAAACTCGGGGTGACGAAAGAGGGTAAATTACTTGCGGGTCAATATACGTTCCTTGTTGACTCTGGGGCGTATACGGATCAAGCTGCTGGGATTACAAGGGCGATGGCGGTCGATTGCACGGGTCCCTATAATGTACCAAATGTCTGGTGCGATGCGTATTGCATGTACACCAATCATCCGTATGCGACGTCACTAAGGGGCTATGGCCATCCAGAGCTGACGTTTGCCGTTGAAAGAACGATGGACAAATTAGCCAAGCAGTTACAGATGGATCCCATCCAATTGCGGCTCATGAATGCCATTAAACCCGGCGACACAACACCGACCCAAACGGTTCTTACCGCAAATACAGTTGGCGATGCGGCAAAATGCCTTACAAGGGCGCAAGAATTAATTGAATGGGATACAGATGAAGGCAGCTATAAAGGGATCAGTTTATTTTGGAAAACATCATCAACAGCAACAAATGCCCAAGCAGGCGCGATTCTTACATTCGAAGCAGATGGTTCTCTTAATCTCAACTGCGCAGCAATTGAACTAGGTCAAGGTGCCAAAACGGTGCTTGCGCAAATCGTTGCGGAAAAGTTGAAAATGGATATGAAGAATATCCATGTCAAGATGGAAGTGAATACGCAATACGATCCCCATCAATGGCGTACTGTAGCAAGTAGCACAACCTTTTTGGCGGGACGTGCGGTGCTTGCTGCGGCGGAAGATGCCATCCGTCAATTGAAGAAAACAGCAGCTATTGTCTTACAATGTGCAGAGGATGATATAGATGTTGCAGACGGCCGTGCTTTTGTCAAAGCGAACCCACAATTTGGAGTCACTCTTCAAGCTATTGCTTTAGGCTACACCTATCCAAATGGGCATACCGTTGGTGGGCAAGTTGTCGGTGTCGGCAAACATACGCAGCGGCATTTGACTCCGTTGGATAAAGAAACAGGATTCGGCAACCCGGGGCCCTGGTGGTCTGTTGGGGCGCAAGCAGTCGAGATTGCGTATAACGAAAGAGATTGTACGTATCAGCTATTGAAAGCAGTTACCGTGCTAGATGGAGGCACGATTATAAACCCGACAACAGCCACCCAGCAAATGCGTGGGGGGATGTACATGGGCTTGAGTTTAGCTAGTAGTGAAACGTTTATATTTGATGTAAAGGGCATTGTGCAAAATGCCGATTTAAGAAATTATCAAATGCTACGGTTTGGCGAACAGCCTATAGAGTATCTCGTTGATTTTGTTGAAACACCAGCCGTCGATGGACCTTATGGAGCGCGTGGCATTGGGGAATATGGTGTGATTGGTGTTGGGGCGGCACTTGCGAATGGATTATCGAGGGCAGCACAAGTGGAACTAAACCATTTGCCCCTCACACCAGAATTTATATGGCAAACGAAGAAGGAGTGCGGCAAATGA
- a CDS encoding DUF4097 family beta strand repeat-containing protein, translated as MFFRSKTFMVVLLIVVVGGAITLIFKPRDTFEKSADKKVIEDHSFTAVEVMADNAAIEIVPSKDSEVTVAYTGTTKKKAKYLFEAEVKGDTLAVQFKEKHKGFIHLGLSTLNITLTVSIPEKHYEQIQAETDNGRIKVENLQAGDLVLETDNGKVELKQIDATVVRVKTDNGRILLEDVEGKIEAKTDNGRISLITNILDRPIDLETDNGKIEIQTEMEPKNATIDAKSDNGRVELFGQENKLVMFGKGENLIKLRTDNGRITVTN; from the coding sequence ATGTTTTTTAGAAGTAAGACCTTTATGGTTGTGCTCCTGATAGTAGTCGTTGGCGGCGCGATTACGCTAATTTTTAAACCAAGAGATACATTTGAAAAGAGCGCGGATAAAAAAGTGATTGAGGATCATTCATTTACAGCAGTTGAAGTGATGGCAGACAATGCTGCCATCGAAATTGTGCCTAGCAAAGATTCAGAAGTGACGGTGGCGTACACTGGAACAACAAAGAAAAAAGCGAAGTATCTATTCGAGGCAGAAGTCAAAGGGGATACACTAGCGGTTCAGTTTAAAGAGAAGCATAAGGGTTTCATTCACCTAGGGCTCTCTACCTTGAATATAACGTTAACTGTGAGCATTCCAGAAAAGCACTATGAGCAAATTCAAGCTGAAACCGATAACGGGCGCATTAAGGTCGAAAATCTTCAAGCAGGGGATCTTGTCCTAGAGACAGACAATGGCAAGGTTGAATTGAAGCAGATAGATGCAACAGTCGTTCGTGTGAAAACGGATAATGGCCGCATCCTTCTCGAAGACGTTGAAGGGAAAATAGAGGCGAAGACAGACAATGGGCGGATTTCTCTCATTACAAACATCTTAGATCGGCCAATCGATTTAGAAACGGATAACGGTAAAATTGAGATACAAACAGAAATGGAACCTAAAAATGCGACTATTGATGCGAAGTCGGATAATGGCCGAGTCGAACTGTTTGGACAGGAAAACAAACTTGTGATGTTCGGAAAAGGTGAAAATTTAATCAAGCTGAGAACCGATAATGGAAGAATTACTGTGACGAACTGA
- a CDS encoding XdhC family protein, translating into MQTIQQMIETILNDNRPVVLAMIVHVEGSAYRKEGSWMIIQEDGTRLGVISGGCLESDLQMRSQELFETGKVEIVQYDLSDIDDVGWGRGAGCNGIVSVLIRDVDQTFRFFLNQLHKNLLVKEPIVFIQSMNDFNDYGAIMQGGNRYGSLENEVPIAIDGTAAFQQQAGQKIIHDKNMYVQFIWPKPVLYIIGAGADARPLARLAQDVGYSVHLLDWRQSLCSEEHFPTAASIRIGDIAQAIDTIAFNELDAVVIMTHDFQKDLQIMQRLRTIPLLYLGILGSKKRTERLLGGEILKGMHSPIGLPIGADGPEEIAISIVAELIAVRRGKML; encoded by the coding sequence TTGCAAACGATTCAACAAATGATTGAAACGATATTGAATGACAATCGACCAGTTGTCCTCGCGATGATTGTGCATGTGGAAGGTTCAGCTTATCGAAAAGAAGGATCCTGGATGATAATTCAAGAGGATGGAACACGGTTAGGGGTCATCAGTGGCGGCTGTCTTGAAAGCGATTTACAAATGCGCTCACAAGAATTGTTCGAAACAGGCAAAGTAGAAATCGTTCAGTATGATTTAAGTGACATAGATGATGTCGGTTGGGGGCGTGGTGCAGGATGTAATGGGATTGTTTCAGTACTAATACGGGACGTTGATCAAACATTTCGTTTTTTTCTTAACCAATTACACAAAAACTTACTGGTTAAAGAACCCATTGTATTCATCCAATCTATGAACGATTTTAACGACTATGGAGCTATCATGCAGGGAGGTAATCGCTATGGCAGCTTGGAAAATGAAGTACCAATTGCAATAGATGGAACAGCCGCTTTTCAACAGCAAGCAGGGCAAAAAATCATCCATGATAAAAATATGTATGTGCAATTCATCTGGCCTAAACCAGTCCTTTATATCATTGGTGCCGGAGCGGATGCGCGGCCACTTGCACGTCTTGCCCAGGATGTCGGCTATTCAGTCCATTTGCTAGACTGGCGCCAATCATTGTGCAGCGAAGAGCATTTTCCAACGGCTGCGTCTATTCGTATTGGAGACATTGCGCAGGCAATCGATACAATTGCATTCAACGAGTTGGATGCCGTTGTCATTATGACGCATGATTTTCAAAAGGATTTACAAATCATGCAACGACTACGTACAATTCCCCTGCTGTATCTTGGGATTTTAGGATCAAAAAAAAGAACGGAACGATTACTTGGCGGAGAAATTCTCAAGGGGATGCATTCGCCTATTGGGTTGCCCATCGGAGCAGACGGACCTGAGGAAATTGCTATTAGTATTGTTGCGGAACTAATCGCTGTGAGACGGGGGAAAATGCTATGA
- a CDS encoding EcsC family protein — translation MVDYTAKVQDELIYWKRKMTRRPGLIERTSKKAQTKVNGLIPEKVHKALTESIKSMVKATLVGSNVTTKKQQAIGLSLYERDELFKEKLAIFRKTAVIEGAGTGAGGIMLGLADFPLLLSIKMKFLFEAAAVYGFDTNEYEERLFILHVFQLAFSSETTRKETLHIIENWELQKQLIADMDWQDFQQEYRDHIDLVKMFQLIPGFGAIVGAFANYNLLDQLGETAMNAYRLRLLQ, via the coding sequence ATGGTTGATTATACAGCGAAGGTGCAAGATGAGTTGATATACTGGAAACGTAAAATGACAAGACGGCCCGGACTTATTGAGCGCACATCTAAAAAAGCACAAACAAAGGTGAATGGCCTTATCCCAGAAAAAGTACATAAAGCGCTAACAGAAAGTATCAAAAGCATGGTGAAAGCAACGCTTGTCGGTTCAAATGTGACGACAAAAAAGCAGCAGGCAATAGGGCTTAGCCTTTATGAGCGAGATGAGTTGTTCAAGGAGAAACTTGCGATTTTCCGAAAAACAGCTGTCATTGAGGGAGCAGGAACAGGTGCTGGCGGGATTATGCTGGGACTAGCTGATTTCCCGTTACTGTTATCCATTAAAATGAAATTTCTATTCGAGGCAGCTGCGGTCTATGGCTTTGATACGAATGAATATGAAGAGCGCCTTTTTATCTTGCATGTGTTTCAATTAGCCTTTTCCAGTGAGACGACCCGAAAAGAAACGTTGCATATTATTGAAAATTGGGAGCTACAGAAACAGCTTATAGCTGATATGGATTGGCAGGATTTTCAACAGGAGTATCGAGATCATATCGATTTGGTCAAGATGTTTCAACTAATACCCGGCTTCGGTGCCATCGTCGGTGCATTTGCCAATTACAATCTGCTAGATCAACTAGGTGAAACGGCGATGAATGCTTATCGGCTACGCTTATTACAATGA
- a CDS encoding TIGR02206 family membrane protein, translating to MLLVFISRKKGAVSSKCERLFALSLLVMELLYHVWLIGIGRWGLSDSFPLELCSISLIAAILLLWTGNPHLYNFVFFAGIGGAIQAIATLVLDLGFPHFRYIHFFYTHIGIILTALYFTWVKAYRPTFKGVLTTIVILNGLLPIIFTANMLFNGNYMFLREKPLNGSLLDYLGAYPWYILSLDVAAFIMFLCLWLMFRKWKTTSEG from the coding sequence ATGTTACTTGTATTCATTTCTAGAAAAAAAGGAGCTGTATCATCGAAGTGTGAGCGTCTTTTTGCCTTGTCTCTGCTAGTGATGGAGCTTCTCTATCACGTTTGGCTAATTGGAATTGGTAGATGGGGATTGAGCGATTCGTTCCCGTTAGAATTATGTAGTATCAGTTTAATCGCAGCCATTTTACTGCTATGGACGGGGAACCCGCATTTGTATAATTTTGTGTTCTTCGCGGGGATTGGCGGGGCCATTCAAGCGATTGCGACGCTTGTTCTTGATCTTGGGTTTCCGCATTTTAGATATATTCATTTCTTCTATACGCATATCGGCATTATTTTAACGGCTTTATATTTTACATGGGTGAAAGCCTATCGGCCCACTTTTAAAGGTGTGCTTACGACGATAGTTATTTTAAATGGATTGCTACCGATAATTTTTACCGCAAATATGTTGTTTAACGGAAATTATATGTTTTTAAGAGAGAAACCTTTAAATGGGAGTCTGCTTGATTACTTAGGGGCATATCCTTGGTATATCTTGTCACTCGATGTTGCCGCCTTTATCATGTTCCTCTGTTTGTGGTTGATGTTCAGAAAATGGAAAACTACGTCTGAAGGCTGA
- a CDS encoding nucleotidyltransferase family protein, with protein sequence MKIAGIYLAAGNSSRMGSHKLNLPIGTMTLGSLGLETAIQSSLDTIYIITKGVDDLAWLPIDMKMNAKCTILPCSTAYKGQSESLKCGIQQAQADHMEAVIVMLADQPFITSQMLEEMMTCMKSNPTCTFVATSVDKVTMPPVLLSSSMYADLLTLQGDVGAKSLLQGKFLRKGTILPCADKRLIFDIDTQEDYQSLLAYQEETN encoded by the coding sequence ATGAAAATCGCGGGGATTTATCTAGCTGCTGGCAATAGTAGCCGAATGGGAAGTCATAAGCTGAATCTACCTATTGGGACAATGACATTGGGAAGTTTGGGCCTGGAAACAGCTATACAATCATCACTTGATACAATATATATTATTACGAAAGGGGTAGATGATTTAGCATGGCTACCAATTGATATGAAGATGAACGCTAAGTGTACTATCTTACCTTGCTCCACCGCTTACAAAGGCCAGTCCGAATCATTAAAATGCGGCATTCAACAGGCACAAGCCGATCATATGGAAGCCGTCATCGTCATGCTAGCAGACCAGCCTTTCATCACTAGCCAAATGCTTGAAGAAATGATGACATGCATGAAGAGCAACCCGACATGCACGTTTGTTGCGACATCAGTCGATAAGGTCACTATGCCGCCCGTTTTACTATCGTCCTCCATGTATGCAGACCTTCTTACCCTACAGGGAGATGTTGGAGCGAAAAGCCTTTTACAAGGGAAGTTTCTTCGCAAGGGAACAATCTTGCCCTGCGCCGATAAACGGCTAATTTTCGATATCGATACGCAAGAAGACTATCAGTCATTGCTCGCGTATCAAGAAGAAACGAACTGA
- a CDS encoding YIEGIA family protein — MDSYLLPVVMGIIFGFVARTQLLRTDFRQYPTYPTGRIIHLSLGFIAAFIGAVAIPSVLESDWAAVTFLGLAATQFREIRKMERDSLEKIDTNELVKRGAPFIEGMAQAFESRNYLVMFTALVTTLCSVYSIWLGVIGGIVMLIIVKFKMSGKLLHAIADVTEADIRFEGPTLFVGDILIKNVGLEDTRKIITEKAVGAIVIPKNENSIVTLSYLGQRQAMLHHVATVLGCYLDSGEPALIPLSKRDMADGRIALFFLPREKDFAQIQAVLEKVPVLDSAIRLPEEADKGK; from the coding sequence ATGGATAGTTATTTACTTCCCGTCGTAATGGGAATCATTTTTGGCTTTGTGGCACGAACACAATTGTTACGTACCGATTTTCGACAATACCCAACGTATCCGACAGGTCGAATTATTCATCTTTCTCTTGGGTTCATTGCAGCTTTTATCGGCGCGGTCGCCATTCCTTCCGTTTTAGAATCTGATTGGGCCGCAGTGACTTTTCTTGGACTCGCCGCGACACAGTTTCGCGAAATCAGGAAAATGGAAAGGGATTCCCTTGAAAAAATCGATACGAACGAGCTTGTGAAACGTGGAGCGCCATTTATTGAAGGGATGGCGCAAGCATTCGAAAGTCGCAATTATTTAGTGATGTTTACAGCATTGGTGACAACTCTGTGTTCTGTCTATTCTATTTGGCTAGGGGTTATAGGGGGAATTGTCATGCTTATCATTGTGAAGTTTAAGATGTCAGGCAAGCTGTTGCATGCAATTGCTGATGTCACGGAAGCAGATATTCGTTTTGAGGGACCAACACTCTTTGTAGGAGATATCCTGATTAAAAACGTCGGATTGGAGGATACGAGAAAAATCATTACCGAAAAGGCAGTTGGCGCCATTGTCATTCCGAAAAATGAAAACAGCATTGTCACATTATCCTATCTTGGGCAGCGGCAAGCGATGCTCCATCATGTTGCCACAGTTCTGGGCTGTTATCTCGATTCCGGTGAACCAGCGTTAATTCCTCTGTCGAAAAGAGATATGGCAGACGGCCGAATTGCGCTGTTTTTTTTACCTAGGGAAAAAGATTTTGCCCAAATCCAAGCAGTATTAGAAAAAGTACCGGTATTGGATAGCGCAATTCGCTTGCCTGAAGAAGCGGATAAAGGGAAATAG